In one Cronobacter dublinensis subsp. dublinensis LMG 23823 genomic region, the following are encoded:
- the bamB gene encoding outer membrane protein assembly factor BamB translates to MQLRKLVLPAMLSVTLLSGCSLFSGEEDVVKMSPLPTVENQFAPEVAWDTSVGSGIGDFYSNLHPAFLDGTVYAADRRGTVKAVNSQDGKEVWSVDLSEKTGFFSRNRPALLSGGVTAAGAHVYVGSEKAQVYALNTSDGSVAWQTKVAGEALSRPVVSDGLVLIHTSNGMLQALNESDGAIKWTVNLDMPSLSLRGESAPASAFGAAIVGGDNGRVSAVLMQRGQMIWQQRISQATGATEIDRLSDVDTTPVIVNGVVYALAYNGNLTALDLRSGQIMWKRELGSVNDFIVDGGRIFLVDQSDNVLALNVEGGVTLWTQTQLLHRNLTTPVLYNGSLVVGDSEGYLHWMDTDNGRFVAQQKVDSSGFQTEPVVADNKILIQAKDGTLYAITR, encoded by the coding sequence ATGCAATTGCGTAAATTAGTTCTGCCAGCGATGCTTTCCGTCACGCTGTTAAGCGGTTGCTCACTGTTTAGCGGTGAAGAAGACGTGGTGAAAATGTCGCCGCTGCCGACCGTTGAAAACCAGTTTGCACCGGAAGTCGCCTGGGACACCTCCGTAGGCAGCGGGATTGGCGATTTTTACTCCAACCTGCACCCTGCATTCCTTGATGGCACCGTTTACGCGGCAGACCGTCGCGGCACCGTGAAAGCCGTTAATTCGCAGGACGGCAAGGAAGTCTGGAGCGTCGATCTCTCTGAGAAAACCGGCTTTTTCTCCCGTAACCGTCCGGCGCTGCTGTCGGGTGGCGTGACCGCCGCTGGCGCGCATGTCTACGTGGGCAGCGAAAAGGCGCAGGTCTATGCGCTTAATACGTCTGACGGCTCTGTCGCATGGCAGACCAAAGTGGCGGGCGAAGCGCTCTCCCGTCCGGTCGTCAGCGATGGCCTGGTGCTGATTCATACCAGCAACGGCATGCTGCAGGCGCTGAATGAAAGCGACGGCGCTATCAAATGGACTGTAAACCTGGATATGCCGTCGCTCTCGCTGCGCGGTGAATCCGCACCGGCGTCCGCCTTTGGCGCCGCAATTGTCGGCGGCGATAACGGCCGCGTCAGCGCGGTGTTGATGCAGCGCGGCCAGATGATCTGGCAGCAGCGCATTTCGCAGGCGACGGGCGCGACAGAAATCGATCGTCTGAGCGATGTCGATACCACGCCGGTTATCGTTAACGGCGTCGTGTACGCGCTGGCGTATAACGGCAATCTGACTGCGCTGGATCTGCGCTCCGGTCAGATTATGTGGAAACGCGAGCTGGGCTCGGTGAATGATTTCATCGTCGACGGCGGGCGTATCTTCCTGGTTGACCAGAGCGACAACGTGCTGGCGCTGAATGTGGAAGGCGGCGTCACGCTCTGGACACAGACGCAGCTGCTGCACCGTAACCTCACCACGCCGGTGCTCTATAATGGATCACTGGTCGTAGGCGACAGCGAAGGCTACCTGCACTGGATGGATACCGATAACGGCCGCTTTGTGGCGCAGCAAAAAGTGGACAGCTCCGGCTTCCAGACCGAGCCTGTCGTGGCGGATAACAAGATCCTTATCCAGGCCAAAGACGGCACGCTCTACGCGATCACGCGTTAA
- a CDS encoding YfgM family protein, with the protein MEIYENENEQLDAVKRFFAENGKALAVGVVLGIGALVGWRFWNGSQVDSARETSLHYQNVMTDVRADDPKTLSAAEQFVAQNQNSYGALASLELAQRYVDKNDLNKAAQQLQQGIENAKDENLRSLMNLRLARIQIQQKQADAALKTLDGVKGENWSAMVADLRGDALLSKGDKQGARDAWSKGVNDKNSPALGDMMQMKINNLSI; encoded by the coding sequence GTGGAAATTTACGAGAACGAAAACGAGCAGCTCGACGCGGTAAAGCGTTTCTTTGCTGAAAACGGCAAAGCGCTGGCGGTGGGTGTGGTATTAGGGATTGGCGCGCTGGTCGGCTGGCGTTTCTGGAACGGCTCGCAGGTCGATTCCGCTCGCGAAACGTCGCTGCACTATCAGAATGTCATGACGGATGTCCGCGCAGACGATCCGAAAACTCTGAGCGCGGCGGAGCAGTTCGTCGCCCAGAACCAGAACAGCTACGGCGCGCTGGCCTCGCTTGAACTGGCGCAGCGTTATGTGGATAAAAACGATCTCAACAAAGCCGCGCAGCAGTTGCAGCAGGGCATTGAGAACGCGAAGGACGAGAATCTGCGCTCGCTGATGAACCTGCGCTTAGCGCGCATTCAGATCCAGCAGAAACAGGCGGATGCCGCACTGAAAACCCTGGACGGCGTGAAAGGCGAAAACTGGTCGGCAATGGTGGCCGATCTGCGCGGTGACGCGCTGCTGAGTAAAGGCGATAAACAGGGCGCGCGTGATGCCTGGAGCAAAGGAGTGAATGATAAAAACTCTCCGGCGCTTGGCGATATGATGCAGATGAAAATCAATAACTTGTCCATCTGA
- the pbpC gene encoding peptidoglycan glycosyltransferase PbpC (penicillin-binding protein 1C), protein MKSLLKRRRRWMILAAAPLLLCAALWLADKLWPLPLYEVQPARVVVAQDGTPLWRFADKNGIWRYPVTIEDVSPRYLEALLNYEDRWFWRHPGINPLAIARAAWQDLRSGSVVSGGSTLTMQVARLLDPHPRTFGGKLRQVWRAMQLEWHLSKADILTLYLNRAPFGGTLQGIGAASWVYLGKPPSRLSYSDAALLAVLPQAPSRLRPDRWPDRAQAARDKVLRRMATQGVWSEKQVRESLEEPVWLAPRQMPQLAPLLSRRLVTQRRETKITTTLDAGLQRQLEDLAQNWKGRLPARTSLAILVVDHTTMEVRGWVGSADINDDARFGHVDMVTAIRSPGSVLKPFVYGLALDEGLIHPASLLQDVPRRFGDYRPGNFDSGFNGPVSMSEALVRSLNLPAVQVLEAYGPKRFTARLRNVGLALRFPPTAQPSLAVILGGAGARLDEIVAAYSAFARHGQAAQLRVVKGDRLVERPLMSPGAAWIIRRILANEAQPLPDGSLPQVVPLAWKTGTSYGYRDAWAVGVSSRYLIGVWTGRPDATPVAGQFGFASAVPVLNQVNNLLQAGAASAVQQAREPVDPRPASVSAGTICWPGGQHLPPGDTNCRRRLSTWLLDNSEPPTLLAEGQEGSRGIQFPLWLNEKGERVAADCPHVSESRLLLWPLPLEPWLPPGERRAARLPPVSAQCPPVHQQDLVPLLLTGVRDGAVLKRLPGQASLSLPLRSQGGGGRHWWFLNGEPLEKEGDSVTLTFTDSGDYQVLLMDEAGQVAAAQFRVE, encoded by the coding sequence ATTAAAAGCCTGTTGAAAAGGCGCCGCCGCTGGATGATTCTGGCGGCGGCGCCGCTTTTATTGTGTGCCGCGCTATGGCTTGCCGATAAACTCTGGCCGCTGCCGCTGTATGAAGTGCAGCCCGCACGCGTGGTCGTGGCGCAGGACGGCACGCCGCTGTGGCGCTTCGCGGATAAAAACGGCATCTGGCGTTATCCCGTCACCATTGAGGATGTGTCGCCGCGCTATCTTGAGGCGCTGCTGAACTATGAAGACCGCTGGTTCTGGCGCCACCCCGGTATCAACCCGCTCGCCATCGCCCGCGCGGCCTGGCAGGATCTCCGCTCCGGCTCGGTCGTCTCCGGCGGCAGCACGCTGACCATGCAGGTCGCGCGCCTGCTGGACCCGCATCCGCGCACCTTCGGCGGCAAGCTGCGCCAGGTGTGGCGCGCAATGCAGCTCGAATGGCATCTCTCGAAAGCGGACATTCTCACGCTCTACCTGAATCGCGCGCCGTTTGGCGGCACGTTGCAGGGGATAGGCGCGGCCAGTTGGGTCTATCTCGGCAAGCCGCCTTCCAGGTTGAGCTATTCCGACGCCGCGTTGCTGGCGGTGCTGCCGCAGGCGCCGAGCCGTCTGCGCCCGGACCGCTGGCCGGATCGCGCCCAGGCGGCCCGCGATAAAGTCCTGCGCCGTATGGCGACGCAAGGTGTCTGGAGCGAGAAACAGGTGCGCGAGTCGCTGGAGGAGCCCGTGTGGCTTGCGCCACGCCAGATGCCGCAGCTTGCGCCATTGCTCTCGCGCCGCCTGGTCACCCAGCGGCGTGAAACCAAAATCACCACCACGCTCGACGCCGGGTTACAGCGTCAGCTGGAAGATCTCGCGCAGAACTGGAAGGGGCGTCTCCCGGCGCGTACCTCGCTTGCGATCCTCGTGGTCGACCATACTACGATGGAAGTACGCGGCTGGGTCGGTTCGGCGGATATCAACGACGACGCGCGCTTCGGGCATGTCGATATGGTGACGGCCATCCGCTCGCCGGGCTCGGTGCTGAAGCCGTTCGTGTACGGGCTGGCGCTCGATGAAGGGCTGATCCATCCGGCGTCGCTGTTGCAGGATGTGCCGCGCCGTTTCGGCGACTATCGTCCCGGCAACTTTGACAGCGGCTTTAACGGCCCGGTCAGCATGAGCGAGGCGCTGGTGCGTTCGCTCAATCTGCCCGCCGTTCAGGTGCTGGAAGCCTACGGGCCGAAGCGCTTTACGGCCCGGTTGCGTAACGTTGGGCTGGCGCTGCGCTTCCCGCCGACGGCGCAGCCGAGCCTGGCGGTGATTCTGGGCGGCGCGGGTGCTCGTCTTGATGAGATTGTGGCGGCGTACAGCGCGTTCGCCCGCCACGGTCAGGCGGCGCAACTTCGCGTGGTGAAGGGCGATCGCCTGGTGGAGCGGCCGCTGATGTCGCCGGGCGCGGCATGGATTATTCGCCGTATCCTGGCGAACGAGGCGCAACCGCTGCCGGACGGCTCGCTGCCGCAGGTGGTGCCGCTGGCCTGGAAAACGGGCACCAGCTACGGCTATCGCGATGCCTGGGCCGTGGGCGTCTCGTCGCGCTATCTGATTGGCGTCTGGACAGGGCGACCGGATGCGACGCCGGTCGCCGGACAGTTTGGCTTCGCCAGCGCCGTACCGGTGCTTAACCAGGTGAATAATCTGTTGCAGGCGGGTGCTGCCTCGGCGGTGCAACAGGCGCGCGAGCCGGTGGATCCGCGTCCGGCGTCGGTTTCCGCTGGCACTATCTGCTGGCCGGGCGGGCAGCATCTGCCGCCAGGCGACACCAACTGCCGCCGCCGGTTATCGACGTGGCTGCTGGATAACAGCGAGCCGCCGACGCTGCTTGCCGAAGGTCAGGAGGGGAGCCGCGGCATTCAGTTCCCGCTGTGGCTGAACGAAAAGGGCGAGCGGGTGGCGGCGGATTGCCCGCACGTCTCTGAGAGCCGGTTGCTGCTCTGGCCGCTGCCGCTGGAGCCGTGGCTGCCGCCGGGCGAGCGACGGGCCGCGCGTCTGCCGCCGGTCTCCGCACAGTGTCCGCCGGTGCATCAGCAGGATCTGGTGCCGCTGCTGCTGACCGGCGTGCGCGACGGCGCCGTTCTGAAGCGGCTGCCGGGGCAAGCGTCGCTTTCTCTGCCGCTGCGCAGTCAGGGCGGCGGCGGTCGTCACTGGTGGTTCCTGAACGGCGAACCGCTGGAAAAAGAGGGCGACAGCGTGACGCTGACCTTCACCGACAGCGGCGATTATCAGGTATTGCTGATGGATGAGGCCGGGCAGGTCGCCGCCGCGCAGTTCCGCGTGGAGTAA
- the rodZ gene encoding cytoskeleton protein RodZ, with protein MNTEATHEENAPHTTGERLRLAREQLGLSQQVVAERLCLKVSTVRDIEEDNAPADLASTFLRGYIRSYARLVHVPEEELLPMLAKQAPVRTAQVAPMQTYALGKSRKKRDGWLMSFTWLVLFVVVGLTGAWWWQNHKAQQEEISTMADQSSAELSQNAASSPQSVPLNTDTPADASQEQATPPADLPSGDAQATAANTPQPTPMPSPTTASQQPVVVPPSQASTDTAAQQQNAAQSQLPVGQASTASAANGNALVMNFTADCWLEVTDATGKKLFSGLQRKDTNLNLTGEAPYRLKIGAPSAVQIQYQGKPVDLSRFIRTNQVARLTLNAEQSVTQ; from the coding sequence ATGAATACTGAAGCCACTCACGAAGAAAATGCACCACACACCACGGGTGAGCGTCTGCGCCTTGCCCGTGAACAACTGGGACTCAGCCAACAGGTTGTGGCGGAACGTTTATGCCTGAAGGTGTCGACGGTCCGTGACATCGAAGAAGATAACGCGCCTGCCGACCTGGCCTCGACATTCCTGCGCGGCTATATCCGCTCTTATGCCCGTCTGGTGCATGTGCCGGAAGAAGAACTGCTGCCGATGCTTGCCAAACAGGCGCCGGTGAGAACCGCACAGGTCGCGCCAATGCAAACCTACGCGCTCGGCAAAAGCCGTAAAAAACGCGACGGCTGGCTGATGAGCTTCACCTGGCTTGTGCTTTTTGTGGTCGTCGGCCTGACGGGCGCCTGGTGGTGGCAAAACCACAAAGCGCAGCAGGAAGAGATAAGCACTATGGCGGATCAGTCCAGCGCAGAGCTGAGCCAGAACGCCGCCAGCAGCCCGCAATCCGTTCCATTGAATACTGATACCCCCGCTGACGCGTCGCAGGAGCAAGCGACGCCGCCGGCGGATCTGCCTTCTGGCGATGCGCAGGCCACGGCCGCGAACACGCCGCAGCCGACGCCGATGCCTTCGCCGACGACGGCGAGCCAGCAGCCGGTGGTTGTGCCGCCGAGCCAAGCGAGCACCGATACCGCCGCGCAGCAACAGAACGCCGCGCAAAGTCAGTTGCCGGTCGGCCAGGCCTCTACGGCGTCTGCCGCGAACGGCAACGCGCTGGTGATGAATTTCACCGCCGATTGCTGGCTTGAAGTGACTGACGCGACCGGTAAGAAATTGTTCAGCGGTCTGCAACGTAAAGATACTAATCTGAATCTGACCGGTGAGGCGCCGTACCGTCTCAAAATCGGCGCGCCGTCGGCAGTGCAGATTCAGTACCAGGGCAAACCGGTGGATTTGAGCCGTTTTATCAGAACTAACCAGGTTGCACGTCTGACCCTCAATGCCGAACAATCAGTAACGCAGTAA
- the ndk gene encoding nucleoside-diphosphate kinase yields the protein MAIERTFSIIKPNAVAKNVIGSIFARFESAGFKIIGTKMLHLSVEQARGFYAEHEGKPFFDGLVEFMTSGPIVVSVLESENAVQRHRDLLGATNPANALAGTLRADYADSFTENGTHGSDSVESANREIAYFFGEGEICPRTR from the coding sequence ATGGCAATTGAGCGTACTTTTTCCATCATCAAGCCGAACGCGGTCGCTAAAAACGTTATCGGCAGCATTTTCGCCCGTTTTGAATCCGCTGGCTTCAAAATCATCGGCACCAAAATGCTGCACCTGTCCGTTGAGCAGGCGCGTGGCTTCTACGCTGAGCACGAAGGCAAACCGTTCTTCGACGGCCTGGTGGAATTCATGACCTCTGGCCCGATCGTGGTTTCCGTTCTGGAAAGCGAAAACGCGGTACAGCGTCACCGCGATCTGCTGGGTGCGACCAACCCGGCTAACGCGCTGGCAGGCACCCTGCGCGCTGACTACGCGGACAGCTTCACCGAAAACGGCACCCACGGTTCCGATTCCGTTGAGTCTGCGAACCGCGAAATCGCCTATTTCTTCGGCGAAGGCGAAATCTGCCCGCGCACTCGCTAA
- a CDS encoding bifunctional tRNA (adenosine(37)-C2)-methyltransferase TrmG/ribosomal RNA large subunit methyltransferase RlmN has product MSEHIVTPETDSAAPAIKSEKINLLDLNRQEMREFFKTLGEKPFRADQVMKWMYHYCSDDFDEMTDINKVLRGKLKEVAEIRAPEVVEEQRSSDGTIKWAIAVGDQRVETVYIPEDDRATLCVSSQVGCALECKFCSTAQQGFNRNLRVSEIIGQVWRAAKIIGAAKVTGQRPITNVVMMGMGEPLLNLTNVVPAMEIMLDDFGFGLSKRRVTLSTSGVVPALDKLGDMIDVALAISLHAPNDEIRDEIVPINKKYNIETFLAAVRRYIGKSNANQGRVTIEYVMLDHVNDGTEHAHQLAELLKDTPCKINLIPWNPFPGAPYGRSSNSRIDRFSKVLMSYGFTTIVRKTRGDDIDAACGQLAGDVIDRTKRTMRKRMQGEPIAVKAV; this is encoded by the coding sequence ATGTCTGAACACATTGTCACGCCTGAGACTGATTCAGCAGCGCCTGCTATTAAGTCTGAAAAAATTAACCTCCTCGATCTGAACCGCCAGGAAATGCGCGAGTTCTTTAAAACGCTGGGTGAAAAGCCGTTTCGCGCCGATCAGGTGATGAAATGGATGTATCACTATTGCAGCGACGATTTCGATGAGATGACCGACATCAACAAAGTGCTGCGCGGCAAGTTGAAGGAAGTGGCGGAAATCCGTGCGCCGGAAGTGGTCGAAGAGCAGCGCTCTTCTGACGGCACCATCAAATGGGCTATCGCGGTCGGCGATCAGCGCGTTGAAACCGTTTATATCCCGGAAGACGATCGCGCCACGCTGTGCGTCTCGTCGCAGGTGGGCTGCGCGCTGGAGTGCAAATTCTGCTCAACCGCACAGCAGGGCTTTAACCGCAACCTGCGCGTGTCGGAAATTATCGGCCAGGTGTGGCGCGCGGCGAAGATTATCGGCGCGGCGAAAGTGACCGGCCAGCGTCCTATCACCAACGTGGTGATGATGGGGATGGGCGAACCGCTGCTGAACCTGACCAACGTGGTGCCGGCGATGGAAATCATGCTCGACGATTTCGGCTTTGGGCTTTCCAAACGTCGCGTGACGCTCTCTACGTCGGGTGTCGTGCCGGCGCTGGACAAGCTTGGCGATATGATTGACGTGGCGCTGGCGATTTCGCTGCACGCCCCGAACGATGAAATTCGCGATGAAATTGTGCCTATCAATAAAAAGTACAACATCGAGACGTTCCTCGCTGCCGTGCGCCGTTATATCGGCAAATCCAACGCCAACCAGGGCCGTGTGACCATCGAGTACGTGATGCTGGATCACGTGAACGACGGCACCGAGCATGCGCACCAGCTGGCGGAACTGCTGAAAGATACGCCGTGCAAGATCAACCTGATCCCGTGGAACCCCTTCCCGGGCGCGCCGTATGGCCGCAGCTCCAACAGCCGTATCGATCGCTTCTCTAAGGTGCTGATGAGTTACGGTTTCACCACCATCGTGCGTAAAACGCGCGGCGACGATATCGACGCGGCCTGCGGACAGCTGGCGGGCGACGTTATCGACCGCACCAAACGCACTATGCGCAAGCGTATGCAAGGTGAACCGATCGCCGTTAAGGCAGTCTGA
- the hisS gene encoding histidine--tRNA ligase, which produces MAKNIQAIRGMNDYLPGDTAIWQRIEGTLKQVLGSYGYSEIRLPIVEQTPLFKRAIGEVTDVVEKEMYTFEDRNGDSLTLRPEGTAGCVRAGIEHGLLYNQEQRLWYIGPMFRHERPQKGRYRQFHQLGAEVFGLQGPDIDAELIMLTARWWRALGIAEHVSLELNSIGSLEARANYRDALIAFLEQHIDKLDEDCKRRMYSNPLRVLDSKNPDVQALLNDAPMLGDYLDEDSREHFAGLCAFLDDAGIAYTVNQRLVRGLDYYNRTVFEWVTTSLGSQGTVCAGGRYDGLVEQLGGRATPAVGFAMGLERLVLLVQAVNPEFTADPVVDIYLIASGNGAQSAAMQLAERVRDALPGCKLMTNYGGGNFKKQFARADKWGARIALVLGEDEVANRQVVVKDLRSGEQQALAQSELAAHLQTLLG; this is translated from the coding sequence GTGGCAAAAAACATTCAAGCCATCCGCGGCATGAACGATTACCTGCCGGGCGATACCGCCATCTGGCAGCGCATTGAAGGCACACTCAAGCAGGTGCTCGGCAGCTACGGTTACAGCGAAATCCGTTTGCCGATTGTAGAGCAGACCCCGTTGTTCAAACGCGCTATCGGTGAAGTGACCGACGTGGTTGAAAAAGAGATGTATACCTTTGAGGACCGCAATGGCGACAGCCTGACGCTGCGTCCTGAGGGCACCGCGGGCTGCGTGCGCGCCGGCATCGAACATGGTCTGCTGTACAATCAGGAACAGCGCTTGTGGTACATCGGCCCGATGTTCCGTCACGAACGTCCGCAGAAAGGGCGCTATCGTCAGTTCCACCAGCTTGGTGCCGAGGTCTTTGGCCTGCAGGGCCCGGATATCGACGCGGAGCTGATTATGCTAACCGCGCGCTGGTGGCGTGCGCTGGGCATCGCTGAGCATGTTTCACTGGAGCTGAACTCTATCGGCTCTCTGGAAGCGCGCGCGAACTATCGCGACGCGTTGATCGCGTTCCTTGAGCAGCACATCGATAAGCTTGATGAAGACTGCAAACGCCGTATGTATTCGAACCCGCTGCGCGTGCTGGATTCCAAAAACCCGGACGTGCAGGCGCTGCTAAACGACGCGCCGATGCTGGGCGATTACCTGGATGAAGACTCCCGCGAGCACTTCGCCGGCCTGTGCGCTTTCCTTGACGACGCCGGTATCGCTTACACCGTCAATCAGCGCCTCGTGCGCGGCCTCGACTACTACAACCGCACCGTGTTTGAGTGGGTCACGACGAGCCTCGGCTCGCAGGGCACGGTCTGCGCGGGTGGCCGTTACGACGGTCTGGTGGAGCAGTTAGGCGGTCGCGCCACCCCGGCGGTGGGCTTTGCGATGGGCCTTGAGCGCCTCGTTTTACTGGTTCAGGCGGTAAATCCGGAATTTACGGCGGATCCTGTTGTCGATATATACCTGATTGCGTCCGGCAACGGCGCGCAGTCGGCGGCAATGCAGCTGGCCGAGCGTGTGCGTGACGCGCTGCCGGGCTGCAAGCTGATGACCAACTACGGCGGCGGCAACTTCAAGAAGCAGTTCGCCCGCGCAGACAAATGGGGCGCGCGTATCGCGCTGGTTCTGGGCGAGGATGAAGTCGCCAACCGTCAGGTTGTGGTGAAAGATTTGCGTTCAGGTGAGCAACAGGCGCTCGCGCAAAGCGAACTGGCCGCGCATCTGCAAACGCTGCTGGGCTGA
- the ispG gene encoding flavodoxin-dependent (E)-4-hydroxy-3-methylbut-2-enyl-diphosphate synthase — protein sequence MHNEAPIQRRKSKRIYVGNVPIGDGAPIAVQSMTNTRTTDVEATVNQIKALERVGADIVRVSVPTMDAAEAFRLIKQQVNVPLVADIHFDYRIALKVAEYGVDCLRINPGNIGNEERIRSVVDCARDKNIPIRIGVNAGSLEKDLQEKYGEPTPQALLESAMRHVDHLDRLNFDQFKVSVKASDVFLAVESYRLLAKQIDQPLHLGITEAGGARAGAVKSAIGLGLLLSEGIGDTLRISLAADPVEEIKVGFDILKSLRIRSRGINFIACPTCSRQEFDVIGTVNALEQRLEDIITPMDVSIIGCVVNGPGEALVSTLGVTGGNKKSGFYEEGVRKDRLDNDDMIAQLEARIRAKASMLDENRRISVQQLEK from the coding sequence ATGCATAATGAAGCGCCCATTCAGCGTAGAAAATCTAAACGGATATACGTCGGTAACGTCCCCATCGGCGATGGCGCACCCATCGCCGTACAGTCGATGACCAATACGCGCACGACGGATGTCGAGGCGACGGTCAATCAAATCAAAGCGCTGGAGCGCGTGGGCGCGGATATCGTTCGCGTCTCGGTGCCGACGATGGATGCCGCTGAGGCGTTTCGTCTCATCAAGCAGCAGGTCAACGTTCCGCTGGTCGCGGATATTCACTTCGACTACCGCATCGCGCTGAAAGTGGCCGAGTATGGCGTCGACTGCCTGCGCATTAACCCCGGCAATATCGGCAATGAAGAGCGTATCCGCTCGGTGGTGGACTGCGCGCGCGATAAAAACATTCCGATCCGCATCGGCGTTAACGCCGGATCGCTTGAAAAAGATCTGCAGGAAAAGTATGGCGAGCCGACGCCGCAGGCGCTGCTGGAATCCGCCATGCGCCATGTCGATCACCTGGATCGGCTCAACTTCGATCAATTCAAAGTGAGCGTGAAAGCCTCTGACGTTTTCCTCGCCGTGGAGTCATATCGTCTGCTGGCAAAGCAGATCGATCAGCCGCTGCATCTGGGGATCACCGAGGCGGGCGGCGCGCGCGCAGGCGCGGTGAAATCCGCGATCGGCCTTGGCCTGCTGCTGTCCGAAGGGATCGGAGACACCCTGCGTATTTCGCTCGCGGCCGATCCTGTCGAGGAGATCAAGGTCGGTTTCGATATTCTGAAATCGCTGCGCATTCGCTCACGCGGCATTAACTTCATCGCCTGCCCGACCTGTTCCCGTCAGGAGTTTGACGTGATTGGCACGGTGAACGCGCTGGAGCAGCGCCTGGAAGATATCATCACGCCAATGGATGTCTCGATTATTGGCTGCGTGGTGAATGGCCCAGGCGAAGCGCTGGTTTCCACACTTGGCGTCACCGGCGGCAACAAGAAAAGCGGCTTTTACGAAGAAGGCGTGCGTAAAGATCGCCTCGATAACGACGACATGATAGCGCAGCTCGAAGCCCGCATTCGCGCCAAGGCGTCGATGCTGGATGAGAACCGTCGCATCAGCGTGCAGCAGCTGGAAAAATAA